One Leptolyngbyaceae cyanobacterium genomic window carries:
- a CDS encoding DUF4385 domain-containing protein translates to MIEFDYSLDFNAIDFREHPELYRIGRGEQGVLLVEPYKSEILPYWKFKTPEIASQSAEKIYALFFDYKTQEDFVGMDMARKFLQMGYTRSRRYANHKSGRKYAKGTKTVLPREEDPIKAESAKIFYEKWQLAKTDPEYIKLSDRHRKLSEQPTQNESLIKGNKLKS, encoded by the coding sequence ATGATCGAATTTGATTACTCGCTAGATTTTAATGCGATCGATTTTCGAGAACACCCAGAATTATATCGCATTGGACGAGGCGAACAAGGTGTTTTGTTGGTCGAACCATACAAAAGCGAGATTCTGCCCTATTGGAAATTCAAAACACCAGAAATTGCAAGCCAGTCAGCCGAAAAAATTTACGCTTTGTTTTTTGATTACAAAACTCAAGAAGATTTTGTAGGTATGGATATGGCACGGAAATTTTTGCAAATGGGATACACCCGTTCGCGTCGCTACGCCAACCACAAATCGGGACGCAAATATGCTAAAGGGACTAAGACTGTTTTGCCGCGAGAAGAAGACCCCATTAAAGCCGAATCCGCAAAAATTTTCTATGAAAAGTGGCAATTAGCCAAAACCGATCCGGAGTATATTAAACTTAGCGATCGTCATCGGAAATTATCCGAACAACCTACTCAAAATGAATCTTTAATAAAAGGTAATAAATTAAAGTCTTGA
- a CDS encoding TetR-like C-terminal domain-containing protein: MGRQTVAMIISSASSNSQFAHIYWTKYLQPRRQAFTLVIERAKARNEIQPDLDAGLVFDAMSGIMLYGLIFQPTNESWENYVRRAIHLFLKGNSE, translated from the coding sequence ATGGGACGACAAACCGTAGCGATGATTATCAGCAGCGCTTCAAGTAATTCTCAGTTCGCCCACATCTACTGGACAAAATATTTACAACCTAGAAGACAAGCGTTTACTCTGGTAATAGAACGCGCCAAAGCTAGAAATGAAATTCAGCCTGATTTAGATGCAGGATTAGTATTCGATGCAATGAGTGGAATCATGCTCTACGGACTAATTTTTCAACCCACAAATGAATCATGGGAAAATTATGTTAGACGTGCCATTCATTTATTTTTGAAAGGTAATTCTGAATGA